One window of Falco peregrinus isolate bFalPer1 chromosome 17, bFalPer1.pri, whole genome shotgun sequence genomic DNA carries:
- the FHIP2B gene encoding LOW QUALITY PROTEIN: FHF complex subunit HOOK interacting protein 2B (The sequence of the model RefSeq protein was modified relative to this genomic sequence to represent the inferred CDS: deleted 3 bases in 3 codons), which translates to MLSRLGALLQQAVETREPSVDLLEAFTEHWKGITGYYLEATDESIHARQTDIPWRLKQMLDILVYEEKQFPAGEAGPCLEYLLQHKVLETLSTLGKAEYPPGMRQQVLLFFSRVLGQVQHPLLHYLNVHRPVQALSLPCQKLLQLSGDRLGCGTEKEEVQFAAILCTKIKQDPTLLAYILEVSSPRHPCAGGTRVGLSVGFGSFHWAFSHALQLHPGEPQELPASPAEKGAEHPPGTAAGSPPAEPSPPRRDSNLVTSLVGLCKSKKSRVALKGSGKPALARGLAQEAAAACLVRSSTLCQLLTEHLCDLYSAVPACTDPCDILALERVSWSFSWGKESLAAFFSWLDYLDELVMGAHPVVADAITEAVEEKFFRCILQPQLLQMSELTVLSATAMLTGTVRQIRAPPLLHRLVFFLLGPDRHPEAPGEAPYPLRTQLIDRCNHLSDEISLASLRLFEELLQKPHEHVVHSLALRNLEARGYLQRSPPIPDERGPPEPGPRWGKVRRGGQQVGICRGCPGGGGGCIPLPTPSHLSSSFLCLVPEEAKTSSCMEEGGYDTYVHDALGTVHACRASAAPWGWPLAPRPLDSCHPEAAFYEGHFLKVLFDRMTRILDQPYSLNLQVTSVLSRLAALPHPHLHEYLLDPYLNLAPGCRSLFSVLVRVIGDLMQRLQRVPHCRAKLLLVRQQLMGLVPGEQMDHTMLFKGVVVLEEFCKELAAIALVKGPREGPP; encoded by the exons ATGCTGAGCCGCCTgggagccctgctgcagcaggctgtggaGACG CGGGAACCCAGCGTGGACCTGCTGGAAGCCTTCACCGAGCACTGGAAGGGC ATCACCGGCTACTACCTGGAGGCCACGG ATGAGAGCATCCACGCCAGACAGACGGACATTCCCTGGCGCCTCAAACAGATGCTGGACATCCTGGTGTACGAGGAGAAGCAGTTCCCAGCGGGAGAAGCCGGGCCGTGCCTTGagtacctgctgcagcacaaggtCCTGGAGACCCTCAGCACGCTGGGCAAGGCGGAG TACCCCCCTGGAATGAGG CAGCAGGTCCTCCTCTTCTTCAGCcgggtgctggggcaggtgcAGCACCCACTCCTGCACTACCTCAACGTGCACCGGCCGGTGCAGG ccctctccctgccctgccagaaGCTGCTCCAGCTCAGCGGCGACCGCCTGGGCTGCGGCACAGAGAAGGAGGAGGTGCAGTTTGCAGCCATCCTCTGCACCAAGATCAAGCAGGATCCCACCCTGCTGGCGTACATCCTGGAGGTGAGCAGCCCCCGgcatccctgtgctggtgggacaCGTGTGGGGTTATCTGTGGGGTTTGGCTCTTTTCACTGGGCTTTTTCACATGCTTTGCAGCTCCATCCC GGAGAGCCCCAGGAGCTGCCGGCCAGCCCTGCGGAAAAGGGTGCGGAGCATCCCCCGGGCACCGCGGCCGGCTCCCCCCCAGCCGAGCCCTCCCCCCCACGGAGGGACAGCAACCTCGTCACGTCCTTGGTGGGGCTGTGCAAGAGCAAG aAGAGCAGGGTCGCGCTGAAGGGCTCAGGAAAACCTGCTCTTGCTCGGGGGCTTGCCCAAGAGgcggctgctgcctgcctggtgcggagcagcaccctgtgccagctgctgacGGAGCATCTCTGTGACCTCTACAGCGCTGTGCCCGCCTGCACCGACCCCTGC GACATCCTCGCCCTGGAGAGGGTCAGCTGGAG TTTttcctgggggaaggagagcCTGGCTGCCTTCTTCAGCTGGCTGGACTACCTTGATGAGCTGGTGATGGGTGCCCACCCG GTCGTGGCAGATGCCATCACTGAGGCTGTAGAGGAAAAGTTTTTCAGGTGCATCCTGCAGCCGCAGCTCCTGCAGAT GTCCGAGCTCACCGTCCTCAGCGCCACGGCCATGCTGACGGGCACGGTGCGGCAGATCCGTGCGCCTCCCCTGCTCCACCGCCTCGTGTTTTTCCTGCTGGGGCCAGACCGGCACCCCGAGGCCCCGGGGGAAGCCCCCTACCCTCTACGCACTCAGCTCATCGACCGCTGTAACCACCTCTCCGACGAG ATCAGCCTGGCCAGCCTGCGGCTCTTCGAGGAGCTCCTGCAGAAACCCCACGAGCACGTGGTGCACAGCCTGGCACTGAGGAACCTGGAGGCGAGGGGCTACCTGCAGCGCAGCCCCCCCATACCTGACGAGCGTGGACCCCCTGAGCCAGGACCCCGATG GGGCAAGGTGAGGCGAGGTGGTCAGCAGGTAGGGATCtgcaggggctgccctggcgggggggggggctgcatccccctccccaccccctctcACCTCTCTTCCAGCTTCCTCTGCCTGGTCCCTGAGGAGGCGAAGACCTCCTCATGCATGGAGGAAGGCGGCTACGACACCTACGTGCACGATGCCCTGGGCACG GTCCATGCATGCCGTGCCAGCGCAGCCCCGTGGGGGTGGCCCCTGGCCCCCCGGCCCCTCGACTCCTGCCACCCCGAAGCGGCATTTTACGAGGGCCACTTCCTCAAGGTGCTGTTTGATCGGATGACCCGGATCCTTGACCAG ccctACAGCCTGAACCTGCAAGTGACTTCGGTGCTGTCCCGCCTGGCCGCactcccccatccccacctccaCGAGTACCTGCTGGACCCCTACCTCAACCTGGCGCCTGGCTGCCGCTCGCTCTTCTCCGTCCTCGTCAGG GTGATCGGGGACCTGATGCAGCGTCTCCAACGCGTGCCCCACTGCAGGGCCAAGCTGCTCCTGGTCCGCCAGCAGCTCATGGGGCTGGTGCCCGGAGAGCA GATGGACCACACAATGCTCTTCAaaggggtggtggtgctggaggAGTTCTGCAAGGAGCTGGCTGCCATCGCCCTGGTCAAGGGACCACGGGAGGGGCCCCCCTGA
- the NUDT18 gene encoding 8-oxo-dGDP phosphatase NUDT18, translating to MGEAPELDAVLGGGGWDVGTSFEGPPPPTGPIRLGRNVCYVVLAVLFNEEDRVLLVQEAKPECRGRWYLPAGRMEPGESIVAAMRREVKEETGLECDPLTLLALEERGPAWIRFAFLARPTGGTLKTLEEADAESLQAAWWAGDPCALPLRALDILPLLDLAARYRRSPPHPAMLPQELPCALLCLRLLVAFANDAGDLWVLLGTAGTPHLPVVACGLSPAELRGGLRLPVLRLLRDCLPADPRPGPLGLLGLQHQAGGPGGADGICFNVLLSIPPGSPRAAPPEPCSPTVCWWHVEEESLKGRILQRLRAAATVPVRS from the exons ATGGGGGAGGCTCcggagctggatgcagtgctgGGTGGCGGCGGCTGGGACGTGGGGACAAGCTTTGAGGGTCCCCCCCCACCCACTGGTCCCATCCGCCTGGGGAGGAACGTCTGCTACGTCGTCCTGGCCGTGCTCTTCAATGAGGAG GacagggtgctgctggtgcaggaGGCCAAGCCCGAGTGCCGTGGGAGGTGGTACCTGCCAGCCGGCAGGATGGAGCCCGGCGAGAGCATCGTGGCCGCCATGCGGAGGGAGGTGAAGGAGGAGACGGGGCTGGAGTGCGACCCCCTCACCTTGCTGGCGCTGGAGGAGAGGGGGCCGGCGTGGATCCGCTTCGCCTTCCTCGCTCGCCCCACCG GTGGGACCCTGAAGACACTGGAGGAGGCTGACGCCGAGTCCCTGCAAGCAGCGTGGTGGGCTGGGGACCCCTGTGCGCTGCCCCTGCGAGCCCTGGACATCCTGCCCTTGCTGGACCTCGCCGCACGCTATcgccgcagccccccgcaccccgccATGCTGCCGCAGGAGCTGCCCTGCGCCCTGCTCTGCTTGCGGCTCCTGGTGGCCTTTGCCAACGACGCCGGGGACctttgggtgctgctgggcacagccggGACCCCCCACCTGCCCGTGGTGGCCTGCGGCCTGTCTCCAGCCGAGCTCCGTGGGGGTCTCCGCCTGCCTGTGCTGCGGCTGCTACGGGACTGCCTGCCAGCAGACCCCCGCCCGGGacccctggggctgctggggctgcagcaccaggctggggggcccgggggggctgaCGGCATCTGCTTCAATgtgctgctgagcatcccacctGGCAGCCCTCGGGCTGCCCCCcctgagccctgcagccccaccgTCTGCTGGTGGCACGTGGAGGAGGAGAGCCTGAAGGGCCGCATCCTGCAGCGGCTCCGTGCTGCGGCCACGGTGCCAGTCCGCAGCTAG